Below is a genomic region from Gillisia sp. Hel_I_86.
ATCTCTGTTTGTATAGATTTGCTGAATATCATACTGCTCAAAAAGCTCCTTGAAAACAGCTAGTGGTTTACCAGAATACATAGCAAGAGAACTTCCTTTTGCTTGAAGCTCTTTTCGCATTTTTTGAAGCGTATTGTATATAAAACTAACACGGGCATCATTTTTAGGAAGATCCTCCAAGATCTCAGTGTCGAAAATAAAAATGGGAAGCACTGGAAAATCACCTTTTAAAGCCTCCAACAATCCAACATTATCATCTAACCTAAGATCTCTTCGAAACCAAAATATCGATATTTTTTTATTCATCAATGTACATTTAAAGTGGAAACTCCTCCGTCTATTCCTAGTATTTGCCCTGTCATCCAACTGCTTTGTTCGGATAGTAAAAAATCTACTGCATTTGCCATCTTCTGGAGTCCCAGCTCTTTTTACAGGATGGCGTTCTCCCATTTTTACTCGTTTTTCATCATTGGAGAGTAATTTTTGGGATCAGGTAAAAATTCCCAAGCTTCATTTGCTGAAATGGGCAACTTCGATGTGGTATGTAAAGTGTGGAATTTCATGGTTTTTAATTTCGGGACAAATTTAGGGTATTAATTGTTTAGCTTAAAATGATTATTGTTAAACAAAGTTTAATTTTGATCTCTTTGTTGGTAAAGGTTTAGAAACATTGGAATGCGTATCTTTGAAAAAATCAACAAACTAAATATTATGAAAAAAGTTTTTTTATTCATGTGCGCAGGATTAATCTCATTAGGAGCCTCTGCACAAATTGAAGCCCCTCAACCAAGTCCTTTGGCAAAAATTGAGCAAAAAGTAGGTCTTACAGATGTAACCTTGGAATATTCCCGTCCGGCAGTTCGTGGTCGTGAAATCTTTGGAAGCCTGGTTCCTTTTGGGAAAGTATGGCGAACAGGAGCCAATGCAAACACAAAAATCACTTTTAGTGATGATGTAGAAATTGGAGGAAAGAAGCTGGCAAAAGGAACTTATGCTATATATACAATTCCAAATAAAGATTCTTGGGAAGTAGTGTTTTACAAGGATGCCAACAATTCGGGAGTTCCACAAGAATGGGATGAAGCTAAAGTGGCTTTAAAAGCAACGGCAAAGGTAGAATCCATGCCTTTCTCTATGGAATCTTTTGGGATCTTCGTAAATGAAATTAAGAATGATGGTGCCGTTTTGGATTTTGTATGGTCCAATACCGCAGCTTCTTTGCCATTTACAGTACCAACAGATGCCAAGACCATGGCAAGCATAGAAAAAGTTATGAATGGTCCGGGAGCCAACGATTTTTTTGCGGCAGCTAGTTTTTATCAGGAAAGTGGGAAAGATCTTAAAAAAGCGCATGAATGGATCAAGAAAGCAACTGCAATGCAGGAAGATGCCTTCTGGATGTGGAGAAAAAGATCACTTATCGAAGCTGAACTAGGTATGAAAAAGGAAGCTATTTCCAGTGCACAAAAATCATTGGCGATGGCAGAAAAAGCTAAAAATGCAGATTATGTTAAAATGAACAAGGACTCTCTAAAAGAATGGGGCGCTATGTAATTTTAAATTACCACATTAAAGAGCCTGCTGAAAAGCAGGCTTTTTTAATTTATATGTTTGTCATCCTAAAAGTAGCACAGCGGATTGAAGGATCTCTAAGAAACAGCAATCATGTTTTTAAAAATAGATCCTTCCTCCGTCAGGATAACAAGTTGGTACTACAATGTCATTTCGAGATCCGTGATAAAAAAATTATCCAGCGTAGGAAATTGACGTGTTTTTTATATAAGCTGATGGGATGCTGAAACAAGTTCAGCATGACGACAATTGCGCATCGTCACCCTGAACTGGTTTCAGGGTCTTGGATTCACAAATAAATAAAAACACGTCAATGGTAGCGTAGACGAGAAGCCTTCTATTGCTTCCCAACCATAACTTAGTATTTAAATGTCGTTCTGTCACGATAATTATCAAGATCTAATTGATCATTCTGAAAGTAGCACAGCGAATTGAAGGATCTCCTATGTTGTAATAATACTGTTTATTACTATCCTAGAGATTCCTCCTTCGTCGGAATGACAGTACAGCGTTTTTTGTCATTCTGAAAGAAGTGAAACAAATTGAAGGATCTCAATGAAGCCATACATTTGCTTTGAGGTTCCTCCTTCATCGGAAGGCCGGTATAGCGATCGAAAAATGGATATAACTTTATTGATAAACCAAACCAATTTCTTTTCTAATTGCATCCAATAATTCAATTAGATCGAGGCTTTTGGCGAAAGTCATTTTAGTGCTTTCTTTTTTGCCCTCTGCTAGCATAGTTTGAAGATGTGTTGCCTCAAAATTATAGCCATGAGTAGTTACCGGAAATTCGATGGTTTCTTCATTCCCATCCAACTGGATTGTTATAGAGGAAGGTTCATGAAATCTGGTATTTAAAACTACCTCTGCCTCTTCAAATTTTAAAGTGGCCATGGTTGGAGTAGTTTCATCTATAGCACTGTAAAGATGAGCCTTTACACCATTGGAGTAAGAAAATTCGATAGTGCAATTTTCATCCACGCCCGTTTTTCCGATTTTTGCGTTCGCTTTTATCTCTCGAGGTTTTCCTAATAAGCTTAAAGCCAAGAATACAGGATAGATACCCACATCCATCAAGCTCCCCCCGCCAAGTTTTTTATTGTAAATGCGTTTTTCTGGATCGAAGGGGGCGTTAAATCCAAAATCTGCTTCGAGACCTACTAGTTCTCCATATTTCTTGGATTCGACCAAGTCTAGAACATAATTAAAATGTGGAAGAAATTGGGTCCACAAAGCCTCCATTAAAAACACCTTCTCTTTTCGAGCCTCGGTGATCATGGTTTCTACTTGATCTAAATTTATCCCTAAAGGTTTTTCGCAGAGTACTGCTTTTTTATGCTGAAGACACAGTAGGGAATGCTCGAAATGAAATGTATGTGGAGTAGCTATATAAACAATATCTACTTTTTCGTCTTCAACCAGTTCTAAATAACTCCCGTAAGAAACTGCAATGTTTAAATTTTCAGCAAATTCTTCAGCTTTATTTAGCGATCTACTTGCCACTGCGTAAAGATTTGCTCCTGGTACCGATAAGAGATCTTCGGAAAATTTTTTGGCAATTTTCCCTGCACCCAGTATTCCCCAATTATAAGTTTTAGTCTGCATTGTTTTTAAGTTTATCTGGTGAATGAATTACGCTCTGCAGGACAAGTGCTAGCAACATAACCAAAGCACATCCCACTAGATTAAGCCACAAATAAGGGAGTACCCCTAATTTGTAGATTAAAATAATTAAAGCCTGGGTAATAAGGGCGGCAATAAACACTGCATTGCTGTTTACATGTTTTATAAAGAATGCCAGCAAGAATATTCCCAGTACATTTCCGTAGAAAATAGAGCCAATAATATTCACCAACTGAATGAGATTGTCGAACAAACTGGCAAAACTGGCAAAAAGTATGGCCAACAAGCCCCAGCCCAAAGTGAACCACTTGGACATTTTCACATAATGTTCATCAGATTTCTCCTTAGAAACATTTCTTTTATAAAGATCTATGGTGGTGGTGGAAGCCAAAGCATTCAATTCTGAAGCGGTGGAGGACATCGCTGCCGATAGTATTACTGCTAGTAGCAGCCCTATGAGGCCTCTTGGCAGGTTGTTCAGAATAAAATGGATAAACACATAATCTTTGTCATTTGTTTCCAAATCCTCGCTTACGTTGCTTATCATGGCTTTTGCTTCTTCCCGATTGGCTTCTTCTAGGGAGTCGAGTTCTAAAAGTTCGGTTTTATATTGGTTGAGTTCTCTTGCGGAAACGGTCTCCAGGCCATTGCCAAAACGTATACTGGTTTCTTTTCTTTTTTGCTGAATATCCTCATTCTTAACCATCAATTGCCGGTACTCTTCCGAATATTCAGACTCCAACACCGCTTTTTGAGCTGCCGGATTAAAATTTAAGGGTGCCAGATTGAATTGATAGAACACAAATACCATAACCCCCACCAAAAGAATGAAGAATTGCATTGGCACTTTTAGGATTCCATTGAAGATAAGTCCCAATTGCATTTCCCGTACCGATCTCCCGGTTAAATAACGCTGCACCTGACTTTGATCTGTTCCAAAATAAGATAAGGCTAGAAAACTCCCACCAATCACTCCGCTCCAAACCGTGTATCTATTATCCAGATCGAATGAAAAATCCAAAATATCGAGCTTTCCGCTGGCTCCGGCAATATCCAACGCATTGGAGAAACTTATATCTGCAGGTAGGTATTGAATTATCAAGAAAAATGCAGCGAACATCCCGGCAAAGATTACTGCCATTTGCTGCTTTTGGGTAACATTAACTGCCTTGGTGCCACCAGAAACGGTATAGATAATAACCAACACCCCAATAATAATGTTGAGTGTTGTAAGGTTCCATCCCAAGACTGCCGATAAAATAATAGCCGGTGCAAAAATGGTGATTCCGGCAGATAGTCCCCGCTGAATTAAAAACAACAATGCCGTTAAAGTCCTGGTTTTAAGATCGAATCTGGATTCCAAAAATTCGTAAGCGGTATAAACCTTTAACCTATGATAAATGGGAATAAATACCATGCATATTATTACCATGGCAATTGGCAAACCAAAATAGAATTGAACAAAACCCATCCCATCGTGATAGGCTTGGCCTGGGGTAGATAAAAATGTAATCGCGCTTGCCTGGGTTGCCATAACAGAAAGTCCGATAGTCCACCATTGGGAATCCTTCCCGCCCCCAATATAATCTTTTACGCTGTGGCTCCCCTTTGTTTTGTAGACCCCATAAATAACTATAAACGCTAGGGTTCCTATTAAAATGATCCAATCTATTAATTGCATATTAGGAGAATAGGTTCATTAAAAAATAGAACAAGATTATATATGCCAAATTTGCTAGAAGTACTATAGTATATGATTTTTTCCAAATATATTTTTTAGGAGTTTCCATTTATTTACCGATTGAGATTAGGTTGGCAAATAATCTAAAAGCTCCTGGTACTGCCTCTGGGAACTGTCTAAAAAAGCTTAACCCGGTATAGATATAATGGCCTTTTCCATACTTAGCGATAAGCAAGCTTCCTTTGCTGCTAGTTTCATTTGTATCTTTCATTGCAAAGATCGGAGTAAATTCTGGAGCCCAAGAATCTGAAAAATACAAACCACGTTCCTGTACCCAGTTTTCAAAATCTTTTGGAGTGATCTTGTTTGGGCTATTTAAAACAGGATGTTGCGGATCCAAAAATTCCACTTTTGCATCTTCTTCGGTAACCCTATCCCTGGAAAGTTCCAATTTATAAGGTGCTATATTATCCAGAACCAAACCGCGGTTGGTATTGTATTGAGAGATCAGGGTGCCACCATTTTCAACATATTTTAATAACTCCCCTTGTTTGAACTTTAGGATATCCAAGGTATTGTATGCCCGGATCCCTAATACGATCGCATCAAATTTTGCCAAAGCAGCAGCATCAATTTCCTCAGGGACTATTTTAACAACCTTATATCCAATTTGTTCCAAGCTCTCTGGAATTACATCTCCTGCGCCTTCAATATAACCAACCAGCCCTCCTTTTTTCTTGATGTTCAACTTCACCAATTTAGTACCAGCTGGTAGCGCCAATGTTTGTAAAGGAATATGCTCATAATCTATCCTTAAAACTTCATCTGAATACACCCGGCCTTCAAAAGTGATCTCAGGAATTAAATTCGCTTCGTTTTGTTCTTTTGGGGGAGTTACCGTAAAAACAAGTGTGGCGGTTCCGCCATTGTTCTTTATATCAAAATTTGCCTCTTTTGGTTCAATTTTCCAAGATTTAGAAGCCTTTAAGCTAACTTTACCTTTTGTATTCTCCTTTTGAGCAGTCACAGTTAAATTTATTTGCTTGGCTGCCCCATTCGTATAAATAAGCACCTTATCATTAAAGGATGCTGATACAGGAGGAATAATCTCAAAGGGCTGGTATATTTCCCCTTTTACAGGATCTGTAGTTTTATAGACAAGTTCTTTTTCGAAAGGGATAGTTTCCCCGTAAAATTTCAGGTTAAAGATAACTTTCGTCATTCTTGGAGCTTCCGGCAAACCAACCAGTTTTGGATCTTCCACCACATAAGTTCCTAAATTCGGATTTTCACCTAACCAATAGGGAGATGTGTATTTTGCATCTTTTGGGATGGTGTAAATTAGTTTTTCCCTCCAGGCCTCATTGTTGTTAAGTGTTTTTTTAGGCTCTGCGGAAGAGCTTCCAGAAACAACATTTATCGAGACTAGTTCCACGGAAACATCACTTCTATTTATCGCTTCAAATTCAACCTCAACAGATTGATATAAAGTAGCATAAGGTGTGTTACTTATAGCTTCTAAATAAATTCCGCTACTGGCTAATATAATCTCTTTTATTTCAGAAGTTTTAATGGTTTTCCAATACCCATCCTCAAGAACATTGATCAACTTATAAGCTTCCACCAATTTGGGCAGGCTTTCCGAAGGATCCCTGAAGTTATAATTTTCTTCTACTTCCATTAAAATTTTTCCAATAGCTGCACCTCCTTTTAACCGGTTCCAAGAAGTATCGATTCCTGCGAAAAGATCACCTTTTGTTTCCGGTACTTCGCCATCAATTAATTCCAAATATTCAAGCTGGCTACCACGGCTTCCGCTACTGCCAAAACCCTGAGATCTATGCTGACTTCGGCTTAAAGCTGCAATTTCTGGATTGGATAATCCGTTCCAAGGGAAATAAACGCCGGTATCGAATTGTATAAAATTGGATTTATCGGCTTTGTCGAACGCATCCTGACTTTCGTAGAACCAAGGAGACGTATTGAAATAAAGACGGGTAGGGGAAAATACCTCGGTATGTTTTAATTGCTCCGGGTAGGCATTCTTGTCATTCGCAAGCTTAAATGCTTCTACGCTTAACAAAGCAGAAGCGGTATGTTGCCCATGGGTTTCTCCTGATGTACGATGGTTGAACCTATTAATAATTATATCTGGTTTAAAAGTCCGGATCGCCCAAACCACGTCTCCCAGTACCACTTCTTTATCCCATATTTGTAAAGTTTCTTCGGGAGTTTTGGTATAGCCAAAATCGATTGCCCTCGTAAAACGTTGCTTGCCACCATCTATTCTTCTTGCAGCTAGAAGTTCCTGGGTTCTAATAACTCCTAATAGCTCCTTTAGCTCGGGCCCAATTAGGTTTTGCCCACCATCTCCACGAGTGATGGATAAATAACCTGTTCTTGCATTTACTTCACTGGACAAATAGGAAATTAGCCGGGTATTTTCATCATCGGGATGCGCAGCTATGTAAAGTACAGAGCCTAAAAAATTCAATTTTTTAAGAGCTTGATCTATTTCTACGGAATTTAATTTTTTAGGAGCTTGTCCTTGTGCTGTAATAAAGAACAAAACCAAGATAAATGGAAGAATTTTGCGCATCGGAAAATATTGGTTCAATAATTTCAAATATATAAATTTCCAAGGGGTTCCAAGGTTTTATATAGGGAGAATCTAAAGGCTGTCTTTCCCTTCATCCAGATAGACATCTTTTTTGATTAGGGAAACCGCCTTTTGTAAAATTAGATTGTTTGGATAGGTCACTAGTTCTCCTTGGTCATTTATAAGATGGATATGAAATGCTTTTATATCATCTATAATTCCTTCAATAGGAGCGTCTTTATCATGGATCTTTATTTTATCTCCAATTTTATACGGAAAAGAGAAGAATAGGATAATCCCTGAAGTGATATTGCTAAGAATGGACCAAATAGCAAATAATGCCACACCAATAACAGCGAATATAGAGGAGAAATATATTGAAAGATCTTTTACTCCTACTCCCCATGCAAGGGACAACAAGAATACCGATACCAAGAAAATAAGGATGTTGATATATTTGAACATTAACCGGGTCCTGGTAATATGGATTTCACTTTGCTTTCCAACCCGATGTGCTGCTTTTTTCATGGTAAACTGAATGATAAGTAGCGAAACCACGATGATGGTGGTATAAATTATTTGATTTTGGTACGTGTAGAAGATAGCCATCATTAATTTAAATTCAGTTGCTCCCGCAAATGTAAATCTTTATTGGATTTTTTGGTCCAGTAATCAGATTTTATCTCTTTCATTTTTGTGGCAGTAGTAGTGTATAGTTTCCCATCCACTTCTGAATCTTCTTGCCATTTTTCAATTTTGAAGGGAGCGATATTGGAATAATAGATTTTTAGATCTCTTTTAAGTTCTTGGTAACTTATTTTATACACGCTCCATTCCCCATCCTGATAGAATTCGGCCATTGCATCGTATGCCTTTGTTTCTTTGTGTGCAAGTCTCAAAGTTTCGAAAGATGGAACCATGTGAATATCTCCGGTTGGCAAAAGATCGGGATTAATTCTTAATTGTGTCCAAACTTCATTTTCCAAATATGTTTTAGATAATTCCGATTCTTTATCTGCTTCCCCTTCAAAATAAGAGTGCGAATCTATCTTAAAATTGTCCCTGTTATTTAGCTGAATATATACATGACCGCACCATTCTTGGATAGAGGCGGAAACTTTTAACGCATGCGACCTTCCTTCTAAAGGATAAAAAGTGCTCTGCATGATGGAATACGGATAAATCCCTGTATTAAAATTCTTTGTGGCATTTAGTTTAAGTACAGGGATCGTCTTGTCGCTCTTGGTGTTGGCCTTTACCTGAGCTTCCGGCAGGAATTCTTCGGTAACATACATCAGCACGGCAGTTCCTTCCCTAGGTTCGCCATACCTGGATTGATCTAATTTATACGAAGTGATCTCTGCTTCCCCATTGAACCAATAGGATTTGAATTTTTCTGAAAGTTTTCGTTCGGGAAGCAAGACTTCTTCAGTAGAAGTATTTTCTTCACATCCAGATAAAAGGAACAATAGAAATGTTCCAAAAAGGAGAGGCTGAAATTTAGAGCTCATAAATTTACTTTTATCTAAAATTACGAAAAATTTATAGCGAAGCTATCTCCAATAAGGTTTCATAAACCAAATGTGTAGGGAGTCCAACAACATTAAAATAGCTGCCTTCCACGTTTGTGATCCCAATTAAACCTATCCATTCTTGAATTCCGTAGGCGCCAGCTTTATCCAAAGGATGATAATTTAGAATATAATAGTCTATTTCTTCTTTGCTTAATTCCTTAAAAGTGACTTTTGTGGTGGCATTTACCGTGCTCTGAAAGGTTGAAGTTGTAAAGGTGACCGAAGTGATTACTTCATGGGTTTTCCCAGACATGGATCGTAACATTTCAAATGCTTGCTTGGTGGTTTCCGGTTTTCCAAGAGCCTCATTTTCATGCCAAACAATGGTATCGCTGGTAATTAAAATATCCTCTTTTCTTAGTTCATGTCTAAATACCCCTGCTTTAAGTTCAGATAGGTAATCGGTTATTCCGGAATGCTTTAATCGCCCAGGGTAAACCTCTTTTACTTTTTTCACATTGATGATAAATGGGATATTTAGGTCCTTTAAAAACTGATGCCTTCTTGGAGAACCAGAGGCCAATATAATTCGATGATTTTTTAATTTTTCCTTCAGCATAGCTTAACGTAATATGAATTTATAAAGTCCCAGGGAGATGATCCCGAGAAGCATGATTATTTTTAAGAGCAGACTGAGTTTGGTATAATCCCTTTTGTTTTCCGCAGTCCAAATATGTATCATGAAATAAAGCAAAGGGGCCACGATAAGAAATAAGGCATACAAGACCGCCCATAAATTCTCGAACAAGTAATTATAAAGGTAATAGACAACCGCAATGAGCGGTAACAGGCCAATAAGAAATATCACCAAGTTCGTTCGTTTTTCCCCGATCGCTATAGGAAGCGTATTTCTTCCAGCATTGTAATCCCCCTTGATATCCTCCTGATCTTTCACCATTTCCCGAAGCCAGTTCAGTAATAAAGCAAATAGCGAGTAATCTAAAATAATGGAAAATATTATGGATTGGGTTTGCTGGTTTTCTGGGGTAATGACCGGTAATAGATCATAAAGTCCCACAATGATAATACTGAAGGCAACCAACATACTAATTGCCAGATTCCCTACAATTATAATATGTTTTAGATAGGTAGCGTAGAGATATAGCAGCGCAGAAATAGTGATGAATATTGATGAAAAGCCCGGTTTTCCTATAAGATTGGAGATAAAAAACCCAATTCCAACTCCCACGATACTTAATAGAATATAAAGTATATACGCTAAATTGAATGGGATTTTGGTGCCTACTAGCACTTTTTCGGGTTTATTGATGCTATCGGTTTCCAGATCATGGATATCGTTAATAATATTTCCTGCAGCAGCGATGCAGATAGTTGCGATTGCTAGCAAAGAAAAACCCAAGCCACTTAGGGTGATGCTTATGCCAAAACTATCCAACAAGCCATATTTAATTAGGACTTGTGTGAGAAGGATCATTGCTAGATTTGGAACCCTCACCAATTTCAAAACTGCTAATAGCATAGGACTATTTATATTGAACCGATTTTATATTGATAGTTAAAATCTTCTAGCTTTTGGAAGCATCAAGATTTTGAAGCCATTTCCCCTGCACTTTTAGGACCTGCTCTATTACGTCTCGCACACAGCCTTTTCCGCCCTTTTTATGAGAAACATAGCGACTAATATCTTTGATCTCTGCGGCGGCGTCTTGAGGGCAACACGGCATTCCTACGAGTTTCATCACATATAGGTCCGGAATATCATCGCCCATATAAAGAACGTGCGCTGGGTTTATATCATAGATATCCATAAATTCCTTCAATTGCTCCACCTTATCGGACACTCCTAGAAAAATGTTGGTAATTCCAAGATCCCTCAATCGTTTTCTAACGCCTTCATTTTTACCTCCAGATATTATGCACACATTGTACCCGGCCAATTCAGCGGTTTTTAGTGCGTAACCATCTTTAATGTTCATGGTTCGAAGCAATTCTCCCGCAGTATTTACTTGAATGCTGCCATCGGTAAGCACGCCATCCACGTCGAAAATGAACGTGCTAACATGATTCAAATATTCTTTATAATTCTTTTCCATGGAGGTTTTGAATAGATAAGGTTAAAAGTGAATATATATTTTGTTGTTCCTCGTTCAGAAATTCTAAATGAGAATTGATAACTTCTTGATCTTCCCTCTTTGCAGGACCTGTTTGTGCGTCTTTTGGGCCCATATTTATTGCTTTTGAAGCGGTTTCAAGTATCAAAGGATGCAAAATTTCAAAAGGGACTTGATTGTTATTACAGATTTTTTCGCCTTCGGTATATAGAAAGTTTACAAAATTGCTCACAAAAACCGCGGCAACATGTAGGGATTTTCTTTGTTCTGAAGAGATCTCAAATACTTTTCCTGAAATTTCTGAAGCCAATTCTTTTAGAATGATTGTATTTGCAATAGTGTTGGTTTCAATGCAGATGGGGATTTTGGTAAAATTGACTTTTTTATGCTTGGAAAAGGTTTGAAGCGGGTAAAACACCCCATGATTTTTGAACTTATTGAGTACTTCGATAGAAACGGCACCCGCAGTATGTAAAACCAAAGCGTCCGTTTCTTTCATTTTTTGACTTACTTTAGCCAATATATCGTCTTTTAGGGCAAGAATATAGATATCGGCGGGAGTGATTTCATCAAGATCTGTAGTAATTTCAACTTCATCTTTAAAATGTTGAAGGCTTGTTGAAGCATGGTTATAAACCTGAATGATCTTATAATTAGCTGAATTATTATACGCCTCAAATAAATGAGTGGCTACATTTCCAGTCCCAAAAAGTACAATGCGTTTCATTTGGCTAAAATACCAAAATTTCTGGGTTTAAAATTAACATATAACGATGGGAAATGCTTGTGTTTATAGCCCGCTAAGTATTTAAATTTAGTTAAATTTGCAACGTTTTAAAATAGTTTTAAATGCAAAATAAAATAACGTCTGTCTTATTTTCTACCCGAATAATGGCAGTCTTGTTCATTGTCTTCGCCATCGCAATGGCTCTGGGAACTTTTATAGAAAGTTGGTACACCATAGAAACCGCTCGCGTGTTAATTTATAATACGTGGTGGTTCGAGGGAATCATGTTGTTCTTTGTTATCAACTTCTGCGGAAATATCATTAGATATGGAATGCATAAACGCGAAAAATGGTCCTCTTTATTAATTCACCTTTCGTTTATTTTAATATTAATTGGAGCTTTTGTTACCAGATATATTAGTTACGAAGGTATAATGCCAATTCGTGAAGGAGAAACTACCAGTTCATTTCTTTCGGAAAGAACCTATTTAACCACCTATTTGGATGGAGAAATAGACGGGGAGCCACGTAGAAGAGTAGTGGAGGAAGCAGTTCTTTTAGCTCCCGAAACAGAAAATGATATCACCATCAACACCGATTTTAACGGTCAAGATGTTACTATCGAGGTAATCAATTTTATCCATGGAGCAGAAGAAGGCTTGATACTGGCAGAAAATGGAGACAATTATTTGAAAATTGTTGAAGCTGGAGATGGCAGCAGGCATGAGCATTATTTAAAGGAAGGTGAAATAGCCAATATACATAATACCTTGTTTGCCCTAAATAAACCTACCGATGGTGCCATTAACATTGAGGTAAGTGAAGAGGAGGGAACCTATCTATTAAGAACTCCTTTTGAAGGAGATTTCATGAGAATGGCAGATCAGTTAAAAGGCGAGGTAATAGCAGATAGTACACAAATTTTAATGTTAAGGTCTTTATATAATATTGGTGGGGTGCAGTTTGTGGTTCCAGAACCAATGGCCAGGGGGAATTACGATATTATCCCTACCGAAGAAAAAGCACCAAACCAACTTAATGCGGTTACCCTAAAAGTAACTACTGGAGGGGAATCCAAAAATATTACCATGCTTGGTACCAAAGGTGTTGTGAACGCTCCCAAAAATTTAAAAGTTGGTGGATTGGATATTTATCTTAATTATGGCTCTAAAGAAATGCAATTGCCGTTTTCTATCAAGTTAAACGATTTTATTGCCGATAAATTTCCCGGTACAGAGAGTAATCCTACTCCAAGTTATGCCGCGTTTAAAAGTAAGGTAGAAGTAATTGATGATAATGGATCTGAACCATACGAGATCTTTATGAACCATGTATTGGATAAAGAAGGATATAGGTTCTTTCAGGCCTCGTTCGATCCAGATGAAAAGGGAACTGTACTCTCTGTAAATCATGATTTTTGGGGAACATGGATCACTTATATTGGATATTTTTTATTGTATTTAGGCCTTATGTTGATCTTGTTCGATAAAGGAAGTAGGTTTGGTAAATTAAAGGTGATGTTGGATAAAGTGAAGGAAAAGAAAGCAGCACTTAGCTTAGCAGCTGCATTGTTTTTGAGTATTAGTTATGGATTTGCCCAGACCAATGCTCAAGAAGAGGACAATCCTGCTCACATTGCCTCTAACAAGGCCATGGTAGACTCACTGATCCAATCTTCTGCCGTAGATGCAGGGCATGCGGCAAAATTCGGGAAATTGGTTATCCAGGATGCAGGTGGAAGAATGAAGCCGGCAAATACATTTTCTTCAGAACTACTTCGAAAAATCAGTAAAAAAGATTCTTATGAAGGTTTAAATGCCGACCAGATCTTGATCTCCATGACCGAGAATCCGGTTTTGTGGTATAATGTCCCATTGATTTACGTAAAACCAAACAACGATAGTATCAGGCATATTGCAGGGGTGAGTGAAGATGATAAATATATTGCGCTAACAAATTTCTTTGATGCTAAGGGTTCCTATAAACTTTCTCCTTATTTGGAAGGTGCTTATAAGGCAAGTGTGCCAAACCAGTTTCAGAAAGATTTCATAGAAACCGATAGAAAAG
It encodes:
- a CDS encoding sodium:solute symporter, giving the protein MQLIDWIILIGTLAFIVIYGVYKTKGSHSVKDYIGGGKDSQWWTIGLSVMATQASAITFLSTPGQAYHDGMGFVQFYFGLPIAMVIICMVFIPIYHRLKVYTAYEFLESRFDLKTRTLTALLFLIQRGLSAGITIFAPAIILSAVLGWNLTTLNIIIGVLVIIYTVSGGTKAVNVTQKQQMAVIFAGMFAAFFLIIQYLPADISFSNALDIAGASGKLDILDFSFDLDNRYTVWSGVIGGSFLALSYFGTDQSQVQRYLTGRSVREMQLGLIFNGILKVPMQFFILLVGVMVFVFYQFNLAPLNFNPAAQKAVLESEYSEEYRQLMVKNEDIQQKRKETSIRFGNGLETVSARELNQYKTELLELDSLEEANREEAKAMISNVSEDLETNDKDYVFIHFILNNLPRGLIGLLLAVILSAAMSSTASELNALASTTTIDLYKRNVSKEKSDEHYVKMSKWFTLGWGLLAILFASFASLFDNLIQLVNIIGSIFYGNVLGIFLLAFFIKHVNSNAVFIAALITQALIILIYKLGVLPYLWLNLVGCALVMLLALVLQSVIHSPDKLKNNAD
- a CDS encoding DUF2911 domain-containing protein, coding for MKKVFLFMCAGLISLGASAQIEAPQPSPLAKIEQKVGLTDVTLEYSRPAVRGREIFGSLVPFGKVWRTGANANTKITFSDDVEIGGKKLAKGTYAIYTIPNKDSWEVVFYKDANNSGVPQEWDEAKVALKATAKVESMPFSMESFGIFVNEIKNDGAVLDFVWSNTAASLPFTVPTDAKTMASIEKVMNGPGANDFFAAASFYQESGKDLKKAHEWIKKATAMQEDAFWMWRKRSLIEAELGMKKEAISSAQKSLAMAEKAKNADYVKMNKDSLKEWGAM
- a CDS encoding PIG-L family deacetylase encodes the protein MRKILPFILVLFFITAQGQAPKKLNSVEIDQALKKLNFLGSVLYIAAHPDDENTRLISYLSSEVNARTGYLSITRGDGGQNLIGPELKELLGVIRTQELLAARRIDGGKQRFTRAIDFGYTKTPEETLQIWDKEVVLGDVVWAIRTFKPDIIINRFNHRTSGETHGQHTASALLSVEAFKLANDKNAYPEQLKHTEVFSPTRLYFNTSPWFYESQDAFDKADKSNFIQFDTGVYFPWNGLSNPEIAALSRSQHRSQGFGSSGSRGSQLEYLELIDGEVPETKGDLFAGIDTSWNRLKGGAAIGKILMEVEENYNFRDPSESLPKLVEAYKLINVLEDGYWKTIKTSEIKEIILASSGIYLEAISNTPYATLYQSVEVEFEAINRSDVSVELVSINVVSGSSSAEPKKTLNNNEAWREKLIYTIPKDAKYTSPYWLGENPNLGTYVVEDPKLVGLPEAPRMTKVIFNLKFYGETIPFEKELVYKTTDPVKGEIYQPFEIIPPVSASFNDKVLIYTNGAAKQINLTVTAQKENTKGKVSLKASKSWKIEPKEANFDIKNNGGTATLVFTVTPPKEQNEANLIPEITFEGRVYSDEVLRIDYEHIPLQTLALPAGTKLVKLNIKKKGGLVGYIEGAGDVIPESLEQIGYKVVKIVPEEIDAAALAKFDAIVLGIRAYNTLDILKFKQGELLKYVENGGTLISQYNTNRGLVLDNIAPYKLELSRDRVTEEDAKVEFLDPQHPVLNSPNKITPKDFENWVQERGLYFSDSWAPEFTPIFAMKDTNETSSKGSLLIAKYGKGHYIYTGLSFFRQFPEAVPGAFRLFANLISIGK
- a CDS encoding Gfo/Idh/MocA family protein, yielding MQTKTYNWGILGAGKIAKKFSEDLLSVPGANLYAVASRSLNKAEEFAENLNIAVSYGSYLELVEDEKVDIVYIATPHTFHFEHSLLCLQHKKAVLCEKPLGINLDQVETMITEARKEKVFLMEALWTQFLPHFNYVLDLVESKKYGELVGLEADFGFNAPFDPEKRIYNKKLGGGSLMDVGIYPVFLALSLLGKPREIKANAKIGKTGVDENCTIEFSYSNGVKAHLYSAIDETTPTMATLKFEEAEVVLNTRFHEPSSITIQLDGNEETIEFPVTTHGYNFEATHLQTMLAEGKKESTKMTFAKSLDLIELLDAIRKEIGLVYQ